Proteins co-encoded in one Flavivirga eckloniae genomic window:
- a CDS encoding MFS transporter — MAKKDPYAALRIREFNIFLLVRFVLVFGWSMQFIVIEWQVYTLTKDPLSLGIIGLMEIIPAFTMALFAGHIVDQKEKRNLLATCIAAFSLISLGLFLLTWDVVVEGWTTKTILYSIYGLVFFGGFLRSFFGPTIFSLVALIVPKKIYPNAATWNSSTWQMAGVLGPAFGGLSIGWIGVHWSLCIIFGLVLLSLFILFQIKRKPILNPKIGEPVIQSLKEGVRFVFKTKAILGAMTLDMVAVLFGGAIALLPVFAQDILKVGSEGFGVLRAAPAVGAFLTMLVTAYIPISKNAGMKLLAAIFGFGVCIIVFGLSSVFWISLLALFFSGMTDGVSMVIRQTILQIKTPDNMRGRVSSVNSMFVGSSNELGAFESGITAKYMGTVVAVVFGGTMTLLTVITTGLVSPSFRKLDLTKDIEAHENDE, encoded by the coding sequence ATGGCGAAAAAAGACCCCTATGCGGCTTTAAGAATTAGAGAGTTCAATATTTTTTTATTAGTTCGGTTTGTATTGGTATTTGGCTGGTCTATGCAATTTATTGTTATTGAATGGCAAGTATATACCTTAACCAAAGACCCTTTGTCTCTTGGAATTATTGGTTTAATGGAAATAATTCCGGCATTTACCATGGCGTTATTTGCAGGACATATTGTAGACCAAAAAGAAAAACGAAACTTGCTAGCTACATGCATTGCTGCTTTTTCACTAATTAGTTTAGGGCTGTTTTTGTTAACCTGGGATGTCGTTGTTGAAGGTTGGACTACTAAAACAATACTCTACTCTATTTATGGCTTGGTGTTTTTTGGTGGTTTTTTACGTTCCTTTTTCGGACCCACCATTTTTTCTTTAGTGGCGTTGATCGTGCCTAAAAAAATATACCCGAATGCGGCTACCTGGAATAGTTCTACTTGGCAAATGGCAGGTGTTTTAGGACCAGCTTTTGGAGGACTTTCTATTGGTTGGATTGGTGTGCATTGGTCGTTATGCATCATTTTTGGGCTGGTTTTACTGTCTTTATTTATTTTATTTCAGATAAAACGGAAACCTATTTTAAATCCTAAAATTGGGGAGCCTGTAATACAAAGTTTAAAAGAGGGAGTTCGTTTTGTATTTAAAACAAAGGCTATTTTAGGTGCTATGACTTTAGATATGGTCGCTGTTTTATTTGGTGGAGCCATAGCTTTATTGCCTGTTTTCGCTCAAGATATTTTAAAGGTAGGAAGTGAAGGGTTTGGTGTATTACGCGCTGCCCCTGCTGTCGGTGCTTTTTTAACCATGTTGGTTACAGCATATATACCAATAAGTAAAAATGCTGGGATGAAATTACTAGCTGCTATTTTTGGGTTTGGTGTTTGTATTATAGTCTTTGGGTTATCGTCTGTTTTCTGGATTTCGCTACTGGCATTATTTTTTAGTGGAATGACAGATGGTGTTTCTATGGTGATTAGACAAACTATTTTACAAATTAAAACACCTGATAATATGCGCGGACGTGTATCGTCTGTAAATTCTATGTTTGTTGGATCTTCTAACGAGTTGGGTGCTTTTGAAAGTGGTATAACCGCTAAGTATATGGGAACGGTTGTAGCAGTTGTTTTTGGAGGTACAATGACGCTGCTAACTGTTATAACCACAGGGTTAGTATCGCCGTCGTTTAGAAAATTAGATTTAACAAAGGATATTGAGGCGCATGAGAATGACGAATAG
- a CDS encoding T9SS type A sorting domain-containing protein, translated as MKTKNYFLGLTALLAVTTINAQSFGVDITLAESAGVYASLGGTTASPGFNVPANATAVVPSATAGTTSDVTFTMVEGGPTRDRAGSLSDVLRDFVFGSATLTVQISGLDDNTEYTIESFHLEGLELYPARMSVELREVGGGVVGAAQIIDNNPPSPTDADDINKTGWVFTTGVGKDYEIVSTWLANLQDDPPGGVTGGPQTRNRFNGVLVSTGNVLSTSNIGEVKKFNVSPNPFQESFNLNTSSQSSYTKAIIYDSIGREVNSIDANESEITVNGPSGIYFLVLYNQGNVIATKKLLKK; from the coding sequence ATGAAGACAAAAAACTACTTTTTAGGACTAACTGCCCTTTTAGCAGTAACAACAATCAATGCTCAATCTTTTGGTGTAGATATCACTCTCGCAGAAAGTGCGGGGGTATATGCTTCATTAGGTGGCACAACTGCAAGTCCAGGTTTTAATGTACCGGCAAATGCAACTGCTGTTGTCCCTTCTGCAACGGCAGGAACAACAAGCGACGTAACATTCACAATGGTAGAGGGAGGCCCAACTAGAGATAGGGCTGGTTCCTTATCAGATGTACTAAGGGATTTTGTTTTTGGCTCTGCTACACTTACTGTACAAATCAGCGGTCTTGATGACAATACAGAATACACCATTGAGAGTTTTCATCTTGAAGGATTGGAGTTATACCCAGCAAGAATGTCTGTAGAGTTGAGAGAAGTTGGAGGCGGAGTCGTTGGCGCAGCTCAAATTATAGATAACAACCCACCTTCTCCAACTGATGCTGATGACATTAACAAAACAGGATGGGTATTTACTACTGGAGTAGGTAAAGACTATGAAATCGTATCTACTTGGTTAGCAAACCTTCAGGATGACCCACCAGGAGGTGTCACAGGAGGGCCTCAAACAAGAAATCGTTTTAATGGTGTTTTAGTCTCTACGGGTAATGTATTGAGTACTTCTAATATTGGTGAAGTTAAGAAATTTAACGTATCTCCAAATCCTTTTCAAGAGTCATTTAATTTAAATACTAGCTCTCAATCATCGTATACAAAAGCAATTATATATGATTCTATTGGGCGTGAAGTAAATAGTATTGATGCTAATGAATCTGAAATAACAGTAAATGGGCCTTCAGGAATTTATTTCTTAGTTCTTTACAATCAAGGTAATGTGATAGCAACAAAAAAATTACTGAAAAAATAA